From the Erythrolamprus reginae isolate rEryReg1 chromosome Z, rEryReg1.hap1, whole genome shotgun sequence genome, one window contains:
- the SCAF1 gene encoding splicing factor, arginine/serine-rich 19 isoform X4 — MTLGIGMGVSTGGQQRPQSTAGRESESQQRSQPPPGSSLDKADCSTSSSSSCSSSSSSMSCHQGLPGEDGGSSNPCPPIHSPDLDIYDPFHPTDEDNLNGDFGFGDSPHKEAEGGRHDQKYDPFDPTGSNPSSSISTPSPEEEEEEEEEEEEEEEEEDEDDDHDQQPPDMSHSISRISETLAGIYDENSLSQDFPSSEKGQDDSEPEPEPSRGYETETTCPAESSEGKGLSGADSTLPEELPSDQGDSKAPEPCRRVFVVDLAPKGCLDAEAKAPLEGKVSLEVVTVGNAKLRGGEKMSKGGGHPRAGRRSSVEWDGSGGGESEIEEGEIVQPEDERYSPIRLFRSRCRAAEPRTLRVVEGDDFLSLHADSDEEGALQIDFNENQPDQRWKGVDLRRKILTQRRERYQAPSPLPPPPPPPAPKRPASKAHSGSSSGSCKKSKRERKRSRECKTSKTKETYGSSWNPKKKSKSRSKSKERRHSYHRASRSRSHHRTSRSWSPSISTSLSAVGSSHTSAERHKSRRSKSKEKRRGHRSRSRSSSRAHRSRHKDKHRGEGGRKKKKRSLSRSREKHLSHRLSKDKEREVHLLEEPKSEKVLMERRRDARTVVPPSIQDLNDNDLFTIKRTITVNQQEKMEGLLETPESAKREVLYDSEGMSFDACFSDREPAEESKSMRLNPKEDAIPSRKDKRPEEDTKQKICKEKERKRAYLDDRPSTREKYKKKLKEGPPPSELQELPKLEKKGRAERDKAGKKIKAGSHKESSKLGSGRKVKLQSKVAVLIREGVSSTTSVKEMGSIGVKFSRDKESRSPFLKSEEKVLIVGAPAAGQGEMTDVKEQGFKPKKMKGLKTKMGVKKLKGIKPKGASEPKKKKKLKVKTGLKKSKADSCSQGAISPLRVKEEPSWSGSEKSGGTAKPPSPQPLAPGQELTPDSQTVDSSCKTPDVSFLPEDPPVEQPRVPADEPEADSLSEPKEEQPLQQPPHPSRSLPQPPAPMSWNLQGGVDCTSGVLALTALLFKMEEANLASRAKAQELIQATNQILTHTKPSASLAPPQPPAPPTHPPTSHLAVPPISYHLQGSMPLGGCGSTPSTPTGGLPGTLSQASAGPPSAGIFASSSGTDLGSTSSEGRGDSDKYLKKLHTQERAVEEVKLAIKPYYQKKEITKEEYKDILRKAVHKICHSKSGEINPVKVNNLVKAYVQRYKYFRKHGRKMDEEQRPPKEAGGPDKCGLPMPPL, encoded by the exons ATGACTTTGGGAATTGGCATGGGAGTCTCCACTGGGGGACAACAACGTCCGCAAAGTACTGCCGGCCGAGAGTCTGAATCTCAGCAGCGGTCCCAGCCACCCCCTGGCAGCTCCCTGGATAAGGCTGATTGCAGCACCTCTTCTTCGTCCTCTTGCTCTTCATCCTCTTCTTCCATGTCCTGTCACCAAGGCCTGCCTGGTGAAGATGGCGGTTCTTCAAATCCCTGCCCCCCCATTCACTCCCCAGACTTAGATATTTATGATCCTTTCCACCCTACCGATGAAGATAATCTCAATGGTGACTTTGGCTTTGGGGATTCCCCCCATAAAGAAGCAGAGGGCGGGCGGCACGACCAGAAATACGACCCCTTTGATCCCACAGGCTCCAACCCCAGCTCCTCTATTAGTACTCCTTcaccagaggaggaggaggaggaagaggaggaggaagaggaggaggaggaagaagaagatgaagatgatgacCATGATCAGCAGCCCCCTGACATGTCACATAGCATCAGCCGCATTTCAGAAACATTGGCTGGAATCTACGACGAAAACAGCTTGAGCCAAGACTTCCCAAGCTCAGAGAAAGGACAAGACGattcagaaccagaaccagaacctagCAGGGGCTATGAGACTGAAACCACATGCCCTGCTGAGAGTTCTGAAGGCAAAGGACTTTCTGGTGCTGATTCCACCTTGCCTGAGGAGCTTCCTTCAGATCAGGGAGACTCTAAAGCTCCGGAGCCATGCCGCCGGGTGTTCGTGGTGGACTTGGCTCCCAAAGGGTGCCTGGATGCTGAAGCCAAGGCTCCCCTGGAAGGGAAGGTGTCCTTAGAGGTAGTGACCGTTGGAAATGCTAAGCTGAGAGGCGGAGAGAAAATGTCAAAAGGAGGTGGACATCCTCGGGCTGGGCGCAGGTCATCCGTGGAATGGGATGGAAGTGGTGGCGGTGAATCAGAAATCGAAGAAGGCGAGATTGTCCAGCCAGAGGACGAGCGGTATAGTCCCATTCGATTGTTTCGAAGTAGATGCCGGGCAGCTGAACCACGAACTCTCCGGGTGGTGGAAGGAGATGATTTCCTATCACTGCACGCAGACTCTGATGAGGAAGGAGCCTTACAGATTGATTTTAATGAAAACCAGCCGGACCAGCGCTGGAAAGGTGTGGATTTGAGACGGAAAATCCTAACCCAGCGGCGAGAACGCTATCAAGCTCCATCACCTCTGCCTCCTccaccgccgcctcctgcccccAAACGCCCTGCCTCCAAAGCTCACTCTGGCTCTAGTTCCGGTTCGTGTAAGAAATCGAAAAGGGAACGCAAAAGATCAAGAGAGTGCAAAACATCGAAGACCAAGGAGACGTACGGCTCCTCCTGGAACCCAAAGAAGAAATCGAAGTCGCGCTCAAAATCTAAAGAGCGTCGACATTCGTACCACAGGGCCTCAAGATCCCGCTCCCATCACCGAACGTCTCGCTCCTGGTCCCCTTCGATCAGCACCAGCCTGTCTGCCGTTGGATCCTCACATACTTCAGCTGAACGGCACAAAAGCAGGCGATCCAAGTCCAAGGAGAAACGCCGCGGCCACCGTTCTCGGTCACGGAGCAGCAGCCGTGCTCATCGCAGTCGGCACAAAGACAAACACCGTGGGGAAGGCggcaggaagaaaaagaagcGGTCTCTGTCCCGCTCACGGGAGAAGCATCTCTCCCACCGGCTCTCTAAGGACAAGGAGCGAGAGGTCCACCTTCTGGAGGAGCCCAAGTCTGAAAAAGTCTTGATGGAGCGACGGAGAGATGCAAGGACTGTGGTGCCACCTTCAATCCAGGATCTCAACGACAACGATCTCTTCACCATCAAAAGGACCATTACTGTCAACCAGCAGGAGAAGATGGAGGGGCTTTTGGAGACGCCAGAGAGTGCCAAGAGAGAGGTGCTTTATGATTCCGAGGGCATGAGCTTTGATGCCTGCTTTTCAGATCGTGAGCCTGCTGAAGAATCCAAGTCCATGCGGCTGAATCCTAAGGAGGATGCAATTCCATCACGCAAAGATAAAAGGCCTGAGGAGGACACCAAACAAAAGATATGCAAGGAAAAGGAACGAAAGAGAGCCTATCTGGACGACCGCCCAAGCACCCGTGAGAAATACAAAAAGAAGCTGAAGGAGGGGCCTCCTCCTTCTGAGCTGCAAGAATTGCCCAAGTTAGAAAAGAAGGGCAGAGCTGAGAGAGACAAAGCAGGGAAAAAGATCAAAGCTGGAAGTCACAAAGAAAGTAGCAAGCTGGGATCTGGCCGGAAAGTGAAGCTCCAGTCCAAGGTAGCTGTGTTGATCCGGGAAGGGGTGAGTAGCACAACATCAGTCAAGGAAATGGGTTCTATTGGTGTAAAGTTCAGCAGAGACAAGGAGAGCCGCTCACCATTCCTCAAATCAGAGGAGAAGGTGTTAATAGTTGGGGCACCAGCAGCAGGCCAAGGTGAAATGACCGATGTCAAAGAGCAAGGCTTCAAGCCCAAAAAAATGAAAGGACTAAAAACTAAAATGGGGGTGAAGAAACTGAAGGGCATCAAGCCAAAAGGTGCCTCAGAgcccaagaaaaagaagaagctcAAAGTGAAGACTGGGCTGAAGAAATCCAAAGCCGATAGCTGCAGTCAGGGTGCAATCAGCCCTTTGAGGGTCAAGGAGGAGCCTTCATGGTCTGGTTCAGAGAAATCAGGGGGTACAGCCAAGCCACCAAGTCCTCAGCCATTGGCCCCAGGCCAGGAACTCACACCTGATTCCCAGACAGTGGACAGCAGCTGTAAGACACCcgatgtctccttccttcctgagGACCCCCCTGTTGAGCAGCCCAGGGTGCCAGCTGATGAGCCCGAAGCAGACAGTTTGTCTGAACCCAAAGAGGAACAGCCACTGCAGCAGCCACCCCATCCTTCCCGTAGTTTGCCCCAACCCCCTGCTCCCATGTCATGGAATCTGCAGGGGGGAGTAGACTGCACTAGTGGTGTATTGGCAT tgactgctcTGCTTTTCAAGATGGAAGAGGCCAATCTTGCAAGCCGGGCAAAAGCCCAGGAACTCATTCAAGCAACCAATCAG ATCTTGACCCACACCAAACCCTCAGCTTCCTTAGCTCCTCCTCAGCCACCAGCACCACCCACTCATCCGCCCACCTCACATCTAGCTGTGCCACCCATTTCCTACCACTTGCAAGGCTCAATGCCTCTAGGAGGCTGTGGTTCGACTCCTAGCACCCCTACAGGGGGATTGCCGGGAACTTTGAGCCAGGCTTCAGCCGGTCCTCCTTCCGCTGGCATTTTTGCTTCTTCCTCCGGCACCGATTTGGGCAGTACTAGTTCTGAAGGGCGTGGAGACAGCGATAAG TATCTGAAAAAGCTTCACACCCAGGAGCGGGCCGTGGAGGAGGTCAAGCTGGCCATCAAGCCCTATTACCAGAAGAAGGAGATCACCAAGGAAGAATACAAGGACATCCTGCGCAAAGCTGTCCACAAG aTCTGCCACAGCAAGAGTGGTGAAATCAACCCCGTCAAGGTGAACAACTTAGTGAAGGCCTACGTGCAGAGATACAAGTACTTTCGAAAACATGGACGGAAGATGGATGAAGAGCAAAGGCCTCCCAAGGAAGCAGGAGGACCGGACAAATGTGGCTTGCCCATGCCCCCGCTCTGA
- the SCAF1 gene encoding splicing factor, arginine/serine-rich 19 isoform X2, producing MGEIFQAPSSGIMPTLAGILNYLDWPYHIPREVESSIDAQAVYGDEDIEEVELVAEVRLGDIGALSSISRRNLSWRRQKAACLGSSSPSWRGSRTSQIGYPSVSEQPCVPDRHTILPLHRTDRATWTSDLQRSKVLQSPKADRTSSPCLAMTLGIGMGVSTGGQQRPQSTAGRESESQQRSQPPPGSSLDKADCSTSSSSSCSSSSSSMSCHQGLPGEDGGSSNPCPPIHSPDLDIYDPFHPTDEDNLNGDFGFGDSPHKEAEGGRHDQKYDPFDPTGSNPSSSISTPSPEEEEEEEEEEEEEEEEEDEDDDHDQQPPDMSHSISRISETLAGIYDENSLSQDFPSSEKGQDDSEPEPEPSRGYETETTCPAESSEGKGLSGADSTLPEELPSDQGDSKAPEPCRRVFVVDLAPKGCLDAEAKAPLEGKVSLEVVTVGNAKLRGGEKMSKGGGHPRAGRRSSVEWDGSGGGESEIEEGEIVQPEDERYSPIRLFRSRCRAAEPRTLRVVEGDDFLSLHADSDEEGALQIDFNENQPDQRWKGVDLRRKILTQRRERYQAPSPLPPPPPPPAPKRPASKAHSGSSSGSCKKSKRERKRSRECKTSKTKETYGSSWNPKKKSKSRSKSKERRHSYHRASRSRSHHRTSRSWSPSISTSLSAVGSSHTSAERHKSRRSKSKEKRRGHRSRSRSSSRAHRSRHKDKHRGEGGRKKKKRSLSRSREKHLSHRLSKDKEREVHLLEEPKSEKVLMERRRDARTVVPPSIQDLNDNDLFTIKRTITVNQQEKMEGLLETPESAKREVLYDSEGMSFDACFSDREPAEESKSMRLNPKEDAIPSRKDKRPEEDTKQKICKEKERKRAYLDDRPSTREKYKKKLKEGPPPSELQELPKLEKKGRAERDKAGKKIKAGSHKESSKLGSGRKVKLQSKVAVLIREGVSSTTSVKEMGSIGVKFSRDKESRSPFLKSEEKVLIVGAPAAGQGEMTDVKEQGFKPKKMKGLKTKMGVKKLKGIKPKGASEPKKKKKLKVKTGLKKSKADSCSQGAISPLRVKEEPSWSGSEKSGGTAKPPSPQPLAPGQELTPDSQTVDSSCKTPDVSFLPEDPPVEQPRVPADEPEADSLSEPKEEQPLQQPPHPSRSLPQPPAPMSWNLQGGVDCTSGVLALTALLFKMEEANLASRAKAQELIQATNQILTHTKPSASLAPPQPPAPPTHPPTSHLAVPPISYHLQGSMPLGGCGSTPSTPTGGLPGTLSQASAGPPSAGIFASSSGTDLGSTSSEGRGDSDKYLKKLHTQERAVEEVKLAIKPYYQKKEITKEEYKDILRKAVHKICHSKSGEINPVKVNNLVKAYVQRYKYFRKHGRKMDEEQRPPKEAGGPDKCGLPMPPL from the exons ATGGGTGAG ATTTTTCAGGCTCCTTCTTCTGGTATAATGCCTACCTTGGCTGGAATATTGAATTATCTGGACTGGCCATATCATATACCCCGGGAAGTTGAGAGCTCCATAGATGCCCAGGCGGTTTA TGGAGACGAAGACATAGAAGAAGTGGAGCTGGTGGCTGAAGTACGTCTGGGGGACATTGGCGCTCTGTCAAGCATCTCCAGGAGAAACCTGTCCTGGAGGAGACAAAAGGCTG CTTGCCTTGGATCATCTTCCCCCTCCTGGAGAGGAAGCAGAACCTCCCAAATTGGCTACCCATCTGTTTCAGAGCAGCCCTGTGTTCCAGACCGACATACAATTCTTCCTCTGCATAGAACAGACAGGGCTACGTGGACTTCTGATTTACAGAGAAGCAAGGTTTTGCAGTCCCCTAAAGCAGATAGGACTTCTTCACCCTGTTTGGCCATGACTTTGGGAATTGGCATGGGAGTCTCCACTGGGGGACAACAACGTCCGCAAAGTACTGCCGGCCGAGAGTCTGAATCTCAGCAGCGGTCCCAGCCACCCCCTGGCAGCTCCCTGGATAAGGCTGATTGCAGCACCTCTTCTTCGTCCTCTTGCTCTTCATCCTCTTCTTCCATGTCCTGTCACCAAGGCCTGCCTGGTGAAGATGGCGGTTCTTCAAATCCCTGCCCCCCCATTCACTCCCCAGACTTAGATATTTATGATCCTTTCCACCCTACCGATGAAGATAATCTCAATGGTGACTTTGGCTTTGGGGATTCCCCCCATAAAGAAGCAGAGGGCGGGCGGCACGACCAGAAATACGACCCCTTTGATCCCACAGGCTCCAACCCCAGCTCCTCTATTAGTACTCCTTcaccagaggaggaggaggaggaagaggaggaggaagaggaggaggaggaagaagaagatgaagatgatgacCATGATCAGCAGCCCCCTGACATGTCACATAGCATCAGCCGCATTTCAGAAACATTGGCTGGAATCTACGACGAAAACAGCTTGAGCCAAGACTTCCCAAGCTCAGAGAAAGGACAAGACGattcagaaccagaaccagaacctagCAGGGGCTATGAGACTGAAACCACATGCCCTGCTGAGAGTTCTGAAGGCAAAGGACTTTCTGGTGCTGATTCCACCTTGCCTGAGGAGCTTCCTTCAGATCAGGGAGACTCTAAAGCTCCGGAGCCATGCCGCCGGGTGTTCGTGGTGGACTTGGCTCCCAAAGGGTGCCTGGATGCTGAAGCCAAGGCTCCCCTGGAAGGGAAGGTGTCCTTAGAGGTAGTGACCGTTGGAAATGCTAAGCTGAGAGGCGGAGAGAAAATGTCAAAAGGAGGTGGACATCCTCGGGCTGGGCGCAGGTCATCCGTGGAATGGGATGGAAGTGGTGGCGGTGAATCAGAAATCGAAGAAGGCGAGATTGTCCAGCCAGAGGACGAGCGGTATAGTCCCATTCGATTGTTTCGAAGTAGATGCCGGGCAGCTGAACCACGAACTCTCCGGGTGGTGGAAGGAGATGATTTCCTATCACTGCACGCAGACTCTGATGAGGAAGGAGCCTTACAGATTGATTTTAATGAAAACCAGCCGGACCAGCGCTGGAAAGGTGTGGATTTGAGACGGAAAATCCTAACCCAGCGGCGAGAACGCTATCAAGCTCCATCACCTCTGCCTCCTccaccgccgcctcctgcccccAAACGCCCTGCCTCCAAAGCTCACTCTGGCTCTAGTTCCGGTTCGTGTAAGAAATCGAAAAGGGAACGCAAAAGATCAAGAGAGTGCAAAACATCGAAGACCAAGGAGACGTACGGCTCCTCCTGGAACCCAAAGAAGAAATCGAAGTCGCGCTCAAAATCTAAAGAGCGTCGACATTCGTACCACAGGGCCTCAAGATCCCGCTCCCATCACCGAACGTCTCGCTCCTGGTCCCCTTCGATCAGCACCAGCCTGTCTGCCGTTGGATCCTCACATACTTCAGCTGAACGGCACAAAAGCAGGCGATCCAAGTCCAAGGAGAAACGCCGCGGCCACCGTTCTCGGTCACGGAGCAGCAGCCGTGCTCATCGCAGTCGGCACAAAGACAAACACCGTGGGGAAGGCggcaggaagaaaaagaagcGGTCTCTGTCCCGCTCACGGGAGAAGCATCTCTCCCACCGGCTCTCTAAGGACAAGGAGCGAGAGGTCCACCTTCTGGAGGAGCCCAAGTCTGAAAAAGTCTTGATGGAGCGACGGAGAGATGCAAGGACTGTGGTGCCACCTTCAATCCAGGATCTCAACGACAACGATCTCTTCACCATCAAAAGGACCATTACTGTCAACCAGCAGGAGAAGATGGAGGGGCTTTTGGAGACGCCAGAGAGTGCCAAGAGAGAGGTGCTTTATGATTCCGAGGGCATGAGCTTTGATGCCTGCTTTTCAGATCGTGAGCCTGCTGAAGAATCCAAGTCCATGCGGCTGAATCCTAAGGAGGATGCAATTCCATCACGCAAAGATAAAAGGCCTGAGGAGGACACCAAACAAAAGATATGCAAGGAAAAGGAACGAAAGAGAGCCTATCTGGACGACCGCCCAAGCACCCGTGAGAAATACAAAAAGAAGCTGAAGGAGGGGCCTCCTCCTTCTGAGCTGCAAGAATTGCCCAAGTTAGAAAAGAAGGGCAGAGCTGAGAGAGACAAAGCAGGGAAAAAGATCAAAGCTGGAAGTCACAAAGAAAGTAGCAAGCTGGGATCTGGCCGGAAAGTGAAGCTCCAGTCCAAGGTAGCTGTGTTGATCCGGGAAGGGGTGAGTAGCACAACATCAGTCAAGGAAATGGGTTCTATTGGTGTAAAGTTCAGCAGAGACAAGGAGAGCCGCTCACCATTCCTCAAATCAGAGGAGAAGGTGTTAATAGTTGGGGCACCAGCAGCAGGCCAAGGTGAAATGACCGATGTCAAAGAGCAAGGCTTCAAGCCCAAAAAAATGAAAGGACTAAAAACTAAAATGGGGGTGAAGAAACTGAAGGGCATCAAGCCAAAAGGTGCCTCAGAgcccaagaaaaagaagaagctcAAAGTGAAGACTGGGCTGAAGAAATCCAAAGCCGATAGCTGCAGTCAGGGTGCAATCAGCCCTTTGAGGGTCAAGGAGGAGCCTTCATGGTCTGGTTCAGAGAAATCAGGGGGTACAGCCAAGCCACCAAGTCCTCAGCCATTGGCCCCAGGCCAGGAACTCACACCTGATTCCCAGACAGTGGACAGCAGCTGTAAGACACCcgatgtctccttccttcctgagGACCCCCCTGTTGAGCAGCCCAGGGTGCCAGCTGATGAGCCCGAAGCAGACAGTTTGTCTGAACCCAAAGAGGAACAGCCACTGCAGCAGCCACCCCATCCTTCCCGTAGTTTGCCCCAACCCCCTGCTCCCATGTCATGGAATCTGCAGGGGGGAGTAGACTGCACTAGTGGTGTATTGGCAT tgactgctcTGCTTTTCAAGATGGAAGAGGCCAATCTTGCAAGCCGGGCAAAAGCCCAGGAACTCATTCAAGCAACCAATCAG ATCTTGACCCACACCAAACCCTCAGCTTCCTTAGCTCCTCCTCAGCCACCAGCACCACCCACTCATCCGCCCACCTCACATCTAGCTGTGCCACCCATTTCCTACCACTTGCAAGGCTCAATGCCTCTAGGAGGCTGTGGTTCGACTCCTAGCACCCCTACAGGGGGATTGCCGGGAACTTTGAGCCAGGCTTCAGCCGGTCCTCCTTCCGCTGGCATTTTTGCTTCTTCCTCCGGCACCGATTTGGGCAGTACTAGTTCTGAAGGGCGTGGAGACAGCGATAAG TATCTGAAAAAGCTTCACACCCAGGAGCGGGCCGTGGAGGAGGTCAAGCTGGCCATCAAGCCCTATTACCAGAAGAAGGAGATCACCAAGGAAGAATACAAGGACATCCTGCGCAAAGCTGTCCACAAG aTCTGCCACAGCAAGAGTGGTGAAATCAACCCCGTCAAGGTGAACAACTTAGTGAAGGCCTACGTGCAGAGATACAAGTACTTTCGAAAACATGGACGGAAGATGGATGAAGAGCAAAGGCCTCCCAAGGAAGCAGGAGGACCGGACAAATGTGGCTTGCCCATGCCCCCGCTCTGA